From one Streptococcus pneumoniae genomic stretch:
- a CDS encoding DEAD/DEAH box helicase family protein, translated as MKLQFKHQGFQLDAVESIASIFQGQSKRDGLRYLLDTGRGLTADESDLAMDAFRNHPIELDSATIREQLRSCQMMHGLQPSKKLHTEIVDGRTAYNFSIEMETGTGKTYTYIRTIMELNKRYGWLKFIIVVPSVAIREGVLKSFEIMQDHFQMEYGKKPRYFVYDSSRLGDLDTFANTSDIQVMIINSQAFNAKGKDARRIHMEQESFRWRRPIDVIASMNPILIIDEPQSVEGKQTKERLKDFKPLFTLRYSATHKEKYDMVYRLDAMDAYNKKLVKKIAVKTVESSGTTGTEGYLYLQELIPQKTGAPKAKIEFEVRTKAGVKRRIKTVEDGFDLYAESGELASYKGWTLSHFDAREGSNSIQIGADRLLHVGEVIGEQSEEDLRILQIRETIKTHLEKEKSLFTKGIKVLSLFFIDEVAKYKQYDEENNPLNGEYAAIFEKEYSEQVAAYLEAHPTGPYSDYLREHEGASQVHAGYFSVDKVKKSTKTIFVDSKVKGKGGISEDKDAYDLIMKDKERLLSFSEPVRFIFSHSALKEGWDNPNVFQICTLRHTGSEIAKRQSIGRGMRLAVNQAGVRQDEELLGGDVHRINQLTVIANESYESFSRSLQAELQEALADRPNKVDTELFIRHAVLENALGHTLEVTKDLAHQLEFSLIKEGYLEKDGSLTESYYQDRENNSLRLPEEVAGFEEQVISILDSVYDGRNYPVENGNQTSITLADEINHANLKKAEFLALWNKINRKTVYQVSFDDEELIEKAVNAINQHLHVKEISYQIREASLDKIEKENISFTVAENSVQHQYVKPTSVQISYDLLGEITEKTGLIRQTVARILQAIKPEKFALFQKNPEDFILNVSKLIDQEKGTQIIECIEYHMIDEVYDMDIFTENRLSANIGDEYLLSSQKDVYNYTKVDSKIEKQFQKDLEQHEEVSVYTKLPSGFFISTPLGKYNPDWAVTFKEGSIKHIYFVAETKGSMSTMDLKQTEKSKIACARVHFRSLQEAGILDDETIYDVVDSYEGLLSIVKE; from the coding sequence ATGAAACTCCAATTTAAACACCAGGGCTTCCAGCTGGATGCGGTAGAGAGCATTGCCTCCATTTTCCAAGGGCAGTCTAAGCGTGACGGGCTACGCTATCTGTTGGATACTGGTCGTGGGTTGACAGCTGATGAGTCTGATTTGGCTATGGATGCTTTTCGCAATCATCCAATTGAGCTAGATAGCGCAACTATTCGTGAGCAGTTGCGTTCTTGCCAGATGATGCACGGCTTGCAGCCGTCTAAAAAACTCCATACAGAGATCGTTGACGGACGGACTGCTTATAACTTCTCCATTGAAATGGAGACAGGGACAGGAAAGACCTATACCTATATCCGTACTATTATGGAGCTAAACAAACGCTACGGCTGGCTCAAGTTTATCATTGTCGTGCCGAGCGTCGCTATTCGTGAGGGTGTACTAAAGTCTTTTGAAATCATGCAGGACCATTTTCAAATGGAGTACGGCAAAAAGCCCCGCTATTTTGTCTATGATTCAAGTCGCTTGGGGGATCTTGATACCTTTGCCAATACCTCTGATATTCAGGTCATGATTATCAACTCTCAAGCCTTTAATGCTAAAGGCAAGGACGCAAGGCGGATTCACATGGAGCAGGAGAGTTTCCGCTGGAGACGGCCGATTGATGTCATTGCCAGCATGAATCCCATCCTCATCATTGATGAGCCCCAGTCGGTCGAAGGTAAGCAAACTAAGGAGCGACTCAAGGATTTCAAACCGCTCTTTACACTTCGCTATTCAGCGACCCATAAGGAAAAGTATGACATGGTCTATCGGTTAGATGCCATGGATGCTTACAATAAAAAGTTAGTCAAGAAGATTGCCGTGAAAACGGTCGAATCTTCTGGCACGACAGGGACAGAGGGCTACCTGTACTTGCAGGAATTGATTCCACAAAAGACAGGCGCTCCAAAGGCCAAGATAGAGTTTGAAGTGCGGACCAAGGCAGGGGTGAAACGGCGAATCAAGACGGTGGAAGACGGCTTTGATCTCTATGCAGAGTCAGGCGAGCTCGCTTCCTATAAGGGCTGGACATTGAGCCATTTTGATGCGCGTGAGGGAAGCAACTCTATTCAGATTGGAGCAGATAGGCTCTTACATGTCGGTGAGGTCATCGGAGAGCAAAGTGAGGAAGACTTACGGATTTTGCAGATTAGAGAGACTATCAAGACCCATTTAGAAAAGGAAAAATCCCTGTTCACAAAAGGAATCAAGGTATTGTCGCTCTTTTTCATCGATGAAGTCGCTAAGTACAAGCAGTACGATGAAGAAAACAATCCTTTAAATGGAGAATATGCTGCTATTTTTGAGAAAGAATACAGCGAGCAGGTGGCTGCTTATTTAGAAGCTCATCCGACGGGTCCTTATAGCGACTATCTACGTGAGCATGAAGGAGCAAGTCAAGTCCATGCTGGGTATTTCTCGGTGGATAAGGTTAAGAAGTCTACTAAAACCATTTTTGTCGATTCCAAGGTCAAGGGCAAGGGAGGGATTTCTGAGGACAAGGACGCCTATGACTTAATTATGAAAGATAAGGAGCGTCTGCTTAGCTTTAGTGAGCCGGTTCGCTTTATCTTCTCTCACTCGGCTTTAAAAGAGGGCTGGGATAATCCTAATGTCTTTCAGATTTGTACCTTGCGTCATACGGGTTCTGAGATTGCTAAGCGTCAGTCGATTGGACGTGGTATGCGCCTTGCGGTCAATCAAGCAGGGGTTCGGCAGGACGAAGAACTGTTAGGCGGTGATGTACATCGGATTAACCAACTGACGGTCATTGCCAATGAAAGTTATGAGAGCTTCTCACGGAGTTTGCAGGCAGAATTGCAAGAAGCCTTGGCAGACAGACCAAACAAGGTTGATACAGAACTCTTCATCAGGCATGCCGTGCTTGAAAACGCGCTAGGTCATACCTTGGAAGTGACCAAAGACTTGGCTCATCAGCTTGAGTTTAGCCTGATTAAAGAAGGCTATCTTGAAAAAGATGGTAGCTTGACCGAAAGCTACTACCAAGACAGAGAAAATAATAGCTTGAGGCTACCAGAAGAAGTTGCTGGCTTTGAAGAGCAGGTGATAAGTATTCTCGATAGTGTCTATGACGGTCGGAATTATCCGGTGGAAAATGGTAACCAGACCAGTATTACCCTAGCAGATGAAATCAACCATGCCAATCTCAAAAAGGCAGAATTTCTGGCTCTTTGGAACAAAATCAATCGCAAGACAGTCTATCAAGTCTCTTTTGATGATGAGGAATTGATTGAAAAAGCTGTTAACGCCATCAATCAGCATCTCCATGTCAAAGAAATCAGCTACCAGATTCGGGAGGCTAGTCTAGATAAGATTGAAAAGGAGAACATTTCCTTTACAGTCGCGGAAAATAGTGTTCAACATCAATACGTCAAGCCAACATCTGTCCAAATTTCTTATGATTTATTAGGTGAAATTACTGAGAAAACTGGCTTGATTAGACAAACAGTGGCACGAATTTTACAGGCGATAAAGCCAGAAAAGTTTGCTCTTTTTCAAAAGAATCCAGAGGACTTTATCTTGAATGTGTCCAAATTGATTGACCAAGAAAAGGGGACGCAGATTATTGAGTGCATCGAGTATCATATGATTGACGAGGTCTATGATATGGATATTTTCACGGAAAATCGTTTGAGTGCCAATATTGGTGATGAATACCTTTTGTCATCTCAAAAAGATGTTTACAACTATACCAAGGTAGATTCCAAAATTGAAAAGCAATTCCAAAAGGACTTGGAGCAGCATGAGGAAGTCAGCGTCTATACCAAGTTGCCGTCTGGATTTTTCATTTCTACACCGCTCGGTAAGTACAATCCTGACTGGGCAGTGACCTTCAAGGAAGGTAGTATCAAGCACATTTACTTTGTGGCAGAGACCAAGGGCAGCATGTCAACTATGGACCTGAAACAAACAGAGAAATCCAAGATTGCTTGTGCCAGAGTTCATTTTAGAAGTTTACAGGAAGCAGGAATATTGGATGATGAGACTATTTATGATGTGGTTGATAGCTATGAGGGACTACTTTCCATCGTAAAAGAATAG
- a CDS encoding site-specific DNA-methyltransferase, with product MLHENMLKNAGGGEVNRLDLKSPDLTSQYIDKIGQLFPEVLTERRDEQGRLEKAINFEKLKDLLSHDITEGRETYEFTWVGKRAAMAEAGRPTTKTLRADLEESVDFEKSENVFITGDNLEVLKILQESYLGKIDMIYIDPPYNTGKDFVYSDKFQKTKEELDDDMGLLDEEGRQVVGLTKNEKSSARYHSDWLNMMYPRLRLARNLLKDSGVIFISIDDNEQANLKALCDEIFGEENFVTNICWHNNKKGRQMDKYVKNTYENILLYSKDIDLVRINSNMVKMDESKYEYEDDISRYKKGYPLHNGTAAFHINNRPNLAYSIYYNPDTEVAKIIDEKIIEEDSYSIGITEEGQKLIDQGYIRVIPKFNNKYLNQRVWRWGADKFLNEYKTELMFMKEDDGYYFYQKERIDLSGEKAQLFTNYIDIDTSNGKNELNILFDNKAYFDFPKTKKVINHLLRIATDNSSLILDFFAGSATTADAVMQLNAEDSGNRKYILCTLDEAVADKSAAKEAGFETIDQISRERIRRAAAKIREEQPDKAEDLDLGFKAYRLDSSNFKDVAKKPGETTQQDLFDSISNIKDGRSDLDLLLQVMLSWGLELSDTIEKKVIEGVTVYDVAEGALLATFADHVPDSVIRTIAQKEPIRAIFKDSSFKTSAEKINLAQIFKELSADTTVKVV from the coding sequence ATGTTACACGAAAACATGCTTAAAAATGCAGGGGGGGGGGAGGTCAACCGCTTAGACCTTAAAAGTCCAGACCTAACTTCCCAGTATATCGACAAAATCGGTCAACTTTTTCCTGAGGTTCTGACTGAACGTCGTGATGAACAGGGTCGCTTAGAAAAAGCGATCAACTTTGAAAAGCTCAAGGATTTACTCTCCCACGATATAACGGAAGGGCGAGAGACCTATGAGTTTACCTGGGTCGGCAAGCGTGCTGCCATGGCAGAAGCTGGTCGCCCCACAACCAAGACTTTACGAGCCGATCTTGAGGAAAGTGTTGATTTTGAAAAAAGTGAAAATGTCTTTATCACTGGGGACAATCTGGAAGTCCTAAAAATCCTGCAGGAATCTTACCTCGGTAAGATTGATATGATTTACATTGACCCGCCTTATAATACAGGTAAGGACTTTGTCTATTCGGATAAGTTCCAAAAGACAAAAGAAGAACTAGATGATGATATGGGGCTGCTCGATGAGGAAGGGCGCCAAGTCGTCGGTCTTACGAAAAATGAAAAAAGCTCAGCCCGCTACCACTCGGACTGGCTCAATATGATGTACCCAAGGCTCCGCCTCGCAAGAAACCTCCTCAAGGATAGTGGTGTCATCTTTATCTCCATTGACGATAACGAACAAGCCAACCTCAAAGCCCTCTGCGATGAGATTTTTGGGGAGGAGAATTTTGTAACAAATATTTGTTGGCATAATAATAAAAAAGGTCGGCAAATGGACAAGTATGTGAAAAATACTTATGAAAATATATTGCTTTATTCTAAAGATATTGATTTAGTACGAATTAACTCTAATATGGTTAAAATGGATGAATCAAAATATGAATATGAAGATGATATCTCTAGATATAAAAAAGGTTATCCTTTGCATAATGGAACAGCAGCTTTTCATATTAATAATCGACCAAATTTAGCTTACAGTATTTACTATAATCCAGATACGGAAGTTGCTAAAATTATTGATGAAAAGATTATTGAAGAAGATAGTTATTCCATTGGTATTACTGAAGAAGGTCAAAAGTTGATAGACCAAGGCTATATTAGAGTAATACCAAAATTTAATAATAAATATTTGAACCAACGAGTGTGGCGTTGGGGTGCAGATAAATTCTTAAATGAGTATAAAACCGAATTAATGTTTATGAAAGAAGACGATGGTTATTATTTCTATCAAAAAGAAAGAATAGACTTATCTGGTGAAAAGGCTCAATTATTTACTAATTATATTGACATTGATACATCAAATGGAAAAAATGAATTAAATATATTATTTGATAACAAAGCCTATTTTGACTTTCCTAAGACTAAAAAAGTAATTAATCATTTGCTTAGAATAGCTACAGATAATAGTTCCCTTATCCTCGACTTCTTCGCTGGTTCGGCAACAACGGCTGATGCGGTTATGCAGTTAAATGCTGAGGACAGTGGCAACCGTAAGTATATCCTTTGTACACTGGATGAGGCAGTTGCGGACAAGTCCGCTGCCAAAGAAGCAGGTTTTGAGACTATTGACCAGATTTCACGGGAGCGGATTCGTCGTGCAGCCGCAAAAATCCGAGAGGAACAGCCTGATAAGGCAGAGGACTTGGATTTAGGCTTTAAGGCTTATCGTTTAGACAGCTCAAACTTTAAGGATGTGGCGAAAAAACCAGGGGAAACCACGCAACAAGACCTCTTTGACAGTATCTCAAACATCAAGGACGGGCGAAGCGACCTTGATTTGCTCTTGCAGGTCATGCTGAGCTGGGGCTTGGAGTTATCAGATACCATTGAAAAGAAAGTGATAGAGGGAGTGACTGTCTATGATGTGGCAGAAGGAGCCCTCCTTGCGACCTTTGCGGATCATGTACCAGACAGCGTCATTCGCACCATTGCCCAAAAAGAACCAATTCGCGCCATCTTCAAAGACAGTTCCTTTAAAACCAGCGCCGAGAAAATCAACCTAGCCCAAATCTTTAAAGAACTCTCAGCAGACACAACAGTAAAGGTGGTGTAG
- a CDS encoding DUF4391 domain-containing protein encodes MISLPERTKIPKKQVVYEPHKRGNSTFFERLSLSTKDKQDLRRQIARLTITHTIDTRTTNIPAGTTVQQLVVMRVELLTDKLDKELLAQFDMRVKFYPIFVLVYPDAREELLVHYKEGLSHEIDGRVFKILKTFASSDDVSLYFEGNNLDEVYDNLVKDVGQSELIAPNVDNLKEAIDKTEQLAKLEKEANSLKKKMFQEKSTKKAMELRKAYKTLLTQIKEIKGE; translated from the coding sequence ATGATTAGCCTACCAGAGCGGACCAAGATCCCCAAAAAGCAAGTGGTTTATGAGCCCCACAAACGAGGCAATAGTACCTTTTTTGAACGCTTGAGTTTATCAACCAAGGACAAGCAGGACTTGCGCCGTCAGATTGCAAGACTGACAATCACCCATACGATTGACACACGGACGACCAATATTCCAGCAGGGACGACTGTTCAGCAGTTGGTAGTCATGCGTGTAGAGCTATTGACAGATAAGCTTGATAAAGAGCTTCTTGCCCAGTTTGATATGCGCGTGAAGTTCTATCCAATCTTTGTTCTTGTTTATCCCGATGCTCGAGAAGAGCTCCTCGTTCACTACAAGGAGGGGCTTAGCCATGAAATCGACGGACGAGTCTTTAAGATTCTGAAAACCTTTGCCAGTTCAGACGATGTGAGCCTCTATTTTGAGGGGAATAACCTCGACGAAGTCTATGACAATCTTGTCAAGGATGTCGGACAAAGTGAGCTGATTGCACCAAATGTGGATAATCTCAAAGAAGCGATTGACAAGACAGAACAACTCGCAAAACTTGAAAAAGAAGCAAATAGTCTAAAAAAGAAAATGTTCCAAGAAAAATCAACTAAGAAAGCCATGGAACTAAGAAAAGCATACAAAACCCTACTGACACAAATCAAAGAAATAAAAGGAGAATAA